From a single Desulfobaccales bacterium genomic region:
- the treY gene encoding malto-oligosyltrehalose synthase, with amino-acid sequence MTSFKIPGATYRLQFNRTFKFSAAAALVPYLHELGITELYASPLLQARRGSLHGYSVTNPMELNPELGTRRAFDLLARKLKTRGMGLLFDIVPNHMALSHDNPWWMEVLENGPISPYAIFFDIDWHPPNRILEGRLLLPILGRPYGQALENQELKLTLESGGFFINYYEHKFPLDPKTYPQILAPGLAQLTQELGEESPVIIALTVIISLIASLPARTLLSPKKAKERQREKEIIKKNLWLLYQGTAETKKFLDETIRRFNGAKGEAETFDSLDRLLQHQPYRLAFWRVGLELINYRRFFSINDLIGIRIQDPRVFDAFKHGLLFKLVDEGKISGLRVDHIDGLYDPLEYLQRLQACFAPGDPGVPGSSQFYITVEKILAPGETLPPEWPVAGTTGYDFLNLVNGVFIEQEGLQELQKIYAGFLNDPINLIDLTLDKKKLVMNSFFGGEVESFVHYLSLLADQDWHARDISRGDLREALVEVMAALPIYRTYIRSLEVAPLDLAYLDKTCQEVRRRSPYLNQLALNFLERVLRLDVPAYLGSEQKAEWLNFVMRWQQFTGPIMAKGWEDTVLYIYNPLISLNEVGGCFSAIPAEDFHQLNQQRQESCPFTMNATSTHDTKRSEDVRARLNVLAEIPEDWEEHLKRWGDLNRSKKVAVNGVLAPDQNQEVLLYQTMLGAWPLDPAEVPAFKERLQRYMIKAAREAMVHTRWISPQVEHEKALLAFVDHILDEAENREFLADFRNLQARLAYYGAMNSLSQVLLKIAAPGVPDFYQGTELWDFSLVDPDNRRPVDFDKRVRFLKDLKLQERKKGSALVCKLISRWADGRIKLYITYKALNFRKDNPDLFLQGDYSPLAAEGDREKNILALARRQENNWALAVAARFLTKIVQPGQPAIGREVWGESVLRLPPNAPVRWIDILTGVEHRAIESGQSLTLPLQRIFRHLPVAFLSNSK; translated from the coding sequence ATGACCAGTTTTAAGATTCCCGGAGCCACCTACCGGCTGCAATTCAACCGCACCTTCAAATTTTCGGCGGCGGCGGCCCTGGTGCCATATTTGCACGAGTTGGGCATTACCGAGCTCTATGCTTCTCCCCTCCTGCAGGCCCGCCGCGGCAGCCTCCATGGGTACTCGGTAACTAATCCTATGGAGCTTAATCCGGAACTCGGCACTCGCCGGGCCTTTGACCTTCTGGCACGAAAACTGAAAACCCGCGGGATGGGCCTGTTATTTGATATCGTCCCCAATCACATGGCCTTGAGCCACGATAATCCATGGTGGATGGAGGTCCTGGAAAACGGGCCGATTTCGCCATATGCCATCTTTTTCGACATCGATTGGCATCCCCCGAACCGTATCCTGGAGGGGAGACTGCTGCTGCCCATCCTGGGCCGGCCTTACGGCCAGGCCCTGGAAAACCAGGAACTCAAACTGACCTTGGAGTCGGGTGGGTTTTTCATCAATTACTACGAGCATAAATTCCCCCTGGACCCCAAAACCTATCCCCAGATCTTGGCCCCAGGGCTTGCGCAACTGACTCAAGAATTGGGCGAAGAGAGTCCGGTAATCATCGCGCTCACGGTGATTATCAGCCTGATCGCCAGCCTGCCGGCCCGCACCCTCCTGAGCCCCAAAAAGGCCAAGGAACGGCAGCGGGAGAAGGAGATTATCAAGAAAAATCTTTGGCTGCTCTATCAGGGGACGGCGGAGACGAAGAAATTTTTGGATGAAACCATCAGGAGGTTTAACGGCGCCAAAGGAGAAGCGGAGACGTTTGACTCCTTGGACCGGCTCCTGCAACATCAGCCGTACCGGCTGGCTTTCTGGCGGGTAGGCCTGGAGTTGATCAATTATCGGCGGTTTTTCAGTATCAATGATTTGATCGGCATCCGCATTCAAGACCCCAGGGTATTTGATGCCTTCAAACATGGCCTCCTCTTCAAGCTCGTGGACGAAGGCAAGATCTCGGGGCTGCGGGTGGACCATATCGATGGCCTCTACGATCCCCTGGAGTATCTCCAGCGCTTGCAAGCCTGTTTCGCTCCTGGGGATCCAGGCGTTCCCGGCTCCTCGCAATTTTATATCACCGTGGAGAAGATCCTGGCGCCTGGGGAAACGTTGCCTCCGGAATGGCCGGTGGCCGGGACCACTGGCTATGATTTCCTCAACCTGGTGAACGGGGTCTTCATAGAACAAGAGGGCCTCCAGGAACTGCAGAAAATATACGCCGGATTCCTTAATGATCCGATCAACTTGATCGATCTGACTCTGGACAAGAAAAAGCTTGTCATGAATTCCTTCTTCGGCGGGGAAGTTGAGAGCTTCGTCCACTATCTGAGCCTGTTGGCCGACCAGGATTGGCATGCTCGAGACATTTCCCGGGGGGACCTGCGGGAGGCCTTGGTGGAAGTGATGGCAGCGCTGCCCATCTATCGCACCTACATCCGCAGTCTTGAGGTCGCGCCCCTGGATTTGGCCTACCTGGACAAAACCTGTCAAGAAGTTCGCCGGCGCAGCCCTTATCTCAACCAGTTGGCCCTGAATTTCCTGGAACGGGTGCTGCGGCTTGATGTTCCTGCCTATCTGGGCAGCGAACAGAAGGCGGAATGGCTAAATTTCGTGATGCGGTGGCAACAATTTACCGGGCCGATCATGGCCAAGGGCTGGGAAGATACGGTCCTGTATATTTATAATCCCCTGATATCACTCAACGAAGTGGGAGGGTGTTTCAGCGCGATTCCGGCCGAGGACTTTCATCAGTTAAACCAGCAAAGGCAGGAGTCCTGCCCCTTTACCATGAATGCCACCTCAACCCATGACACGAAAAGAAGTGAAGATGTGCGGGCCCGCCTCAATGTCCTTGCCGAGATTCCCGAGGATTGGGAAGAGCACCTGAAGCGGTGGGGCGACCTGAACCGGTCTAAGAAGGTCGCGGTTAATGGAGTCCTGGCGCCGGACCAAAATCAGGAGGTCCTGCTCTATCAAACCATGCTGGGGGCCTGGCCGCTTGACCCGGCTGAGGTTCCAGCGTTTAAGGAGCGGCTCCAGCGCTACATGATTAAAGCCGCGCGCGAAGCCATGGTGCACACCCGGTGGATTTCACCCCAGGTTGAACATGAAAAGGCTTTGCTGGCCTTTGTGGACCACATCCTGGATGAGGCCGAAAATCGAGAGTTCTTAGCGGATTTCAGAAACTTACAAGCGCGGCTCGCTTACTATGGAGCCATGAACTCTTTATCGCAAGTGCTGCTCAAGATCGCGGCGCCCGGGGTCCCGGATTTCTATCAAGGAACGGAACTTTGGGATTTTAGTTTGGTTGATCCGGACAATCGGCGTCCGGTGGACTTCGATAAAAGGGTTCGGTTCCTGAAGGATCTAAAACTGCAAGAAAGAAAAAAGGGGTCGGCCCTGGTCTGCAAGTTAATCAGCCGCTGGGCAGATGGGCGCATCAAGCTATATATCACCTACAAGGCCCTGAATTTTCGCAAGGATAACCCAGACCTTTTCCTGCAAGGAGATTATTCCCCCCTGGCGGCAGAGGGGGACCGGGAGAAAAATATACTGGCCTTGGCTCGCAGACAAGAGAACAATTGGGCGCTGGCCGTGGCGGCCAGATTCTTGACGAAAATTGTCCAACCTGGTCAGCCTGCCATAGGTCGAGAAGTGTGGGGTGAAAGTGTTCTGAGGTTGCCGCCTAACGCGCCGGTTCGATGGATTGACATCTTGACCGGCGTAGAGCATCGCGCCATCGAATCCGGGCAATCTTTAACTCTTCCCCTCCAGAGAATATTCCGACACCTACCCGTGGCTTTCCTTTCGAACTCAAAGTAA
- a CDS encoding ASKHA domain-containing protein — protein sequence MSKHITFKPYEITIEVPDGENLLRVALQAGVHINASCGGEGVCGKCRVLLESGDLESTRSGLISNEDWDLGYRQACQSWVNADVVIRIPPESLLDRRTLTRRRAGIGLRSSPIDLAALKSEGLYNPAFQKKFVELPPPSLADNACDLSRLELGLARTHGLDNLAHDFFMLRKLAKVMREDNFRVTATLDFAQRRSRYPRIVDLEAGDTTQRHYALAIDIGTTTVWVQLLDLAAGTIVGHAADYNSQMSYGDDVITRMVFSQKEQGLQKLQRSVVATINQVMHRLLKKHKLPVAEISHLTVAANTTMTHLFYGIDPKYIRLSPYIPTACHTPPVRARDLGLELPDHVFIYSVSSVSSYVGGDIVAGVLASGLYKDPKLTLFIDIGTNGEIVIGNQQWLACAACSAGPAFEGGGIKYGMRATAGAIEEVSINPQTCEPMLLTIDMVKPKGICGSGLINILAAMMEADMISPNGKFRDDLNTSRIREGNEGKEYVLAMAPDTQSGEDITLSEADIDNLMRAKGAMFAGYVTLLENVGLKLQDLEQVILAGAFGNFINIDNAITIGLLPDLPRENYQFVGNASLQGASLLAFSRDMLEEERRVADMMTNFELSETPGFMDQYIAALFLPHTKMDYFPSVAERLKAAKD from the coding sequence ATGAGTAAGCACATCACCTTCAAACCATATGAGATTACTATCGAGGTGCCGGACGGCGAGAACCTGCTGCGGGTTGCATTGCAGGCCGGCGTCCACATTAACGCCTCCTGCGGCGGCGAAGGCGTCTGCGGTAAGTGCCGGGTCTTGCTGGAATCGGGCGATTTGGAGAGCACCCGCTCCGGGCTGATCAGCAACGAAGATTGGGACCTGGGCTACCGCCAGGCCTGCCAGAGCTGGGTTAATGCCGATGTGGTCATTCGCATCCCGCCGGAGTCCCTGCTGGACCGGCGTACCCTGACCCGCCGCCGGGCCGGCATCGGTTTGCGCTCCAGCCCCATTGACCTCGCGGCCTTGAAGTCTGAGGGGCTCTATAACCCTGCGTTTCAAAAGAAATTCGTCGAGCTGCCGCCGCCTTCCCTGGCGGACAATGCCTGTGATTTAAGCCGGCTGGAGCTGGGTCTGGCGCGCACCCACGGCCTGGATAACCTGGCCCACGATTTCTTCATGCTGCGCAAGCTGGCCAAGGTGATGCGGGAGGACAACTTCCGGGTCACCGCCACCCTGGACTTTGCCCAGCGGCGCTCCCGTTACCCCCGGATTGTGGACCTGGAAGCCGGGGACACCACCCAGCGGCATTACGCCCTCGCCATAGATATCGGCACCACCACCGTCTGGGTCCAACTCCTGGACCTGGCCGCGGGCACCATAGTCGGCCACGCCGCGGATTACAACTCCCAGATGAGTTATGGCGACGACGTCATCACCCGCATGGTCTTCAGCCAGAAAGAGCAAGGGCTGCAAAAGCTCCAACGCTCCGTGGTCGCCACCATCAACCAGGTGATGCACCGGCTCCTGAAAAAGCATAAGCTGCCGGTGGCGGAGATTTCCCACCTCACCGTGGCCGCCAATACCACCATGACCCATCTGTTCTACGGCATCGACCCCAAGTATATCCGCCTGTCCCCTTATATTCCCACTGCCTGCCACACTCCGCCGGTCCGGGCCCGGGACCTGGGTCTGGAGCTGCCGGACCACGTCTTCATCTATTCAGTGAGTTCCGTGTCCAGTTACGTGGGGGGCGACATTGTGGCCGGGGTTCTGGCCTCGGGTCTCTACAAAGATCCCAAGCTGACTCTCTTTATCGACATCGGCACCAACGGCGAAATCGTCATCGGCAACCAGCAGTGGCTGGCCTGCGCGGCCTGCTCGGCCGGACCGGCCTTCGAAGGCGGCGGCATCAAGTACGGGATGCGGGCCACCGCCGGCGCCATCGAGGAAGTCAGCATCAATCCCCAAACCTGCGAGCCCATGCTCCTGACCATCGACATGGTGAAACCCAAGGGCATCTGCGGCTCCGGCTTGATCAACATCCTGGCGGCCATGATGGAGGCTGACATGATCTCGCCCAACGGCAAGTTCCGGGATGACTTGAACACGTCTCGGATTCGCGAGGGCAATGAAGGAAAGGAATACGTCCTGGCCATGGCCCCCGACACCCAGAGCGGGGAGGATATTACCCTGAGCGAGGCCGATATCGACAACCTGATGCGGGCCAAAGGGGCTATGTTTGCGGGTTACGTCACCCTGCTGGAAAACGTCGGGCTCAAGCTCCAAGACCTGGAGCAGGTGATCCTGGCTGGGGCCTTCGGCAACTTCATCAACATCGATAACGCCATCACCATCGGTCTGCTGCCCGATCTACCCCGGGAAAATTATCAGTTCGTGGGCAACGCCTCCCTCCAGGGCGCCTCGCTGCTGGCCTTCTCCCGAGACATGTTGGAAGAGGAACGCCGCGTGGCCGATATGATGACCAATTTCGAGCTCTCCGAAACCCCCGGTTTCATGGACCAGTACATCGCCGCCCTGTTCCTGCCCCACACCAAAATGGATTACTTCCCCAGCGTCGCCGAACGCCTGAAAGCCGCCAAGGACTGA
- a CDS encoding endonuclease III domain-containing protein — protein MAAARRGRWLRELYQRLWEVWGAQGWWPGDTPFEVAVGAILTQNTNWNNVALAIAALKEQQVLEPQALYDLPEPELARLIRPAGYYNVKAKRLRNFLNFLANHYQNSMAVMAADNLENLRQGLLAVKGIGPETADSILLYALDKPTFVVDAYTFRILNRHNLIPETYTYEELRQSFMEHLPFQVTLYQEYHALLVRLGKVWCRPKPQCDSCPVQGWPEE, from the coding sequence ATGGCCGCGGCTCGCAGGGGGAGATGGTTGCGTGAGCTTTATCAACGTTTATGGGAGGTTTGGGGAGCCCAGGGCTGGTGGCCCGGAGATACGCCCTTTGAAGTGGCGGTGGGCGCGATCCTGACCCAGAACACCAACTGGAACAACGTAGCCCTGGCCATAGCGGCGCTTAAAGAGCAGCAGGTGCTGGAACCACAAGCCTTGTACGACCTGCCGGAACCGGAGTTGGCCCGGCTCATCCGGCCGGCGGGTTATTACAATGTAAAAGCCAAACGGCTCAGGAACTTCCTTAATTTTTTGGCGAACCATTACCAAAATTCCATGGCGGTGATGGCTGCCGATAACCTGGAGAACTTGCGTCAGGGGCTCCTGGCCGTTAAGGGGATCGGTCCAGAGACCGCGGATAGCATACTTCTCTATGCCCTGGATAAACCCACGTTTGTCGTTGATGCCTATACTTTTCGCATTTTAAATCGCCATAACCTCATTCCCGAGACCTACACTTATGAAGAATTGCGGCAATCGTTCATGGAGCATCTGCCGTTCCAGGTCACTCTGTACCAGGAATATCACGCCTTACTGGTGCGTCTGGGGAAGGTGTGGTGCCGTCCTAAACCGCAGTGTGATTCCTGCCCGGTGCAGGGCTGGCCGGAGGAGTAA
- a CDS encoding prohibitin family protein, whose amino-acid sequence MSLVLLGILIALALVVLGRNVPQLQKYPQIRYFLAIVVLAATVAVSTAKIVPPGNVGVLVLLGKVYGTIPEGVHLVNPLASMELMSVRTKEVFEHAEAPSKEGLNVALEVSCLYHLKSSEAANVYRQVGPNYEEVVVKPQFRSAIRGITVSHEAKDLYTSSRELISTEIFQDLEANLGKRGIVVETILLRKVDLPKLVVEAINSKLAADQQAQQMHFVLAKERQEAERKRIEAQGIQDFQRIISQGLSEQLLRWKGIETTRALAESNNSKLVIVGGKDGLPLILNTESAGGSSGK is encoded by the coding sequence ATGAGTTTGGTCCTGTTAGGTATATTAATTGCCCTGGCCCTGGTGGTGCTGGGGCGCAACGTGCCGCAACTCCAGAAGTACCCGCAAATCCGGTACTTCCTGGCTATCGTCGTCCTTGCGGCCACGGTGGCTGTTTCCACGGCTAAGATAGTGCCCCCGGGGAACGTCGGGGTGCTGGTGCTCTTGGGGAAAGTGTACGGCACTATCCCTGAGGGGGTGCATCTGGTCAACCCCCTGGCTTCCATGGAACTGATGAGTGTGCGCACCAAGGAAGTCTTCGAACACGCCGAGGCGCCCTCCAAAGAAGGGCTCAACGTTGCTCTGGAGGTCTCCTGCCTCTATCACCTGAAATCGTCCGAGGCGGCCAATGTGTACCGGCAGGTGGGACCCAACTATGAGGAGGTAGTGGTGAAGCCGCAGTTCCGGTCAGCCATCCGGGGCATTACCGTCAGTCACGAGGCCAAGGACCTGTATACCTCCAGCCGGGAGCTGATCTCTACCGAAATCTTCCAAGACCTGGAAGCGAACCTGGGTAAACGGGGGATAGTCGTGGAGACCATCCTGCTGCGTAAAGTCGATTTGCCCAAGTTAGTGGTGGAAGCCATCAACTCCAAGCTGGCCGCGGACCAGCAAGCCCAGCAGATGCATTTCGTGCTGGCCAAGGAACGGCAGGAAGCGGAGCGCAAACGTATCGAGGCCCAGGGCATTCAGGATTTCCAGAGGATCATTTCGCAGGGACTGTCCGAGCAACTGCTGCGCTGGAAGGGCATCGAAACCACTCGGGCCCTGGCCGAGTCCAATAACAGTAAGCTGGTCATCGTGGGTGGCAAAGACGGCCTGCCGTTGATTTTGAATACGGAGTCGGCTGGAGGTTCTTCGGGAAAATGA
- a CDS encoding thioredoxin family protein produces the protein MIDNHNFKHYLKAMVCHFTSRRCWLVLAALLSLALIPAVVWAGAVVAANAGHGGEELDLNPLLTVGKTNLIDFYSPFCPPCVQMAPVLERLAEKRPDLAIHKVNINRPDVRSIDWSSPLAKQYKIRQVPYFMIFSPQGKLVAQGPGAVEQLKSWLKEAGLMK, from the coding sequence ATGATTGACAACCATAATTTCAAGCACTATCTAAAAGCAATGGTATGCCATTTCACTTCCCGCCGGTGCTGGCTGGTCCTGGCGGCTCTCTTGTCCCTGGCGTTAATCCCTGCTGTGGTTTGGGCCGGGGCGGTGGTTGCTGCCAATGCCGGCCATGGCGGCGAGGAGCTTGACCTGAACCCCCTGCTGACCGTTGGTAAAACCAACCTGATTGATTTCTACAGCCCTTTTTGCCCGCCATGCGTGCAAATGGCCCCGGTTTTGGAACGACTGGCGGAAAAGCGTCCGGATTTAGCCATTCATAAAGTCAACATCAACCGTCCGGACGTGAGGAGTATTGACTGGAGCTCGCCGCTTGCGAAGCAGTATAAAATCCGCCAGGTGCCGTATTTCATGATATTCAGTCCCCAGGGGAAACTCGTGGCCCAAGGCCCAGGCGCAGTTGAACAACTGAAAAGCTGGCTTAAGGAAGCCGGGCTGATGAAGTGA
- a CDS encoding single-stranded DNA-binding protein: protein MNKVILVGNLGADPEVRYTAGGTAVCKFSLATSRRFTGKDGQKQEKTEWHRIVTWSKLAEICGQYLSKGKQVVIEGRIEYGSYEKDGVKHYTTDIVAENMTMLGSPPGQGNRGQEPESPFGPPEGGMPEDDIPF from the coding sequence ATGAATAAAGTTATTCTGGTGGGGAATCTGGGGGCCGACCCGGAGGTGCGCTATACCGCCGGCGGCACCGCGGTGTGCAAGTTCTCCCTGGCCACCAGCCGGAGATTCACCGGCAAGGATGGACAGAAGCAGGAAAAGACCGAGTGGCACCGCATCGTGACCTGGTCAAAGCTGGCGGAGATCTGCGGCCAGTACCTCTCCAAGGGCAAACAAGTGGTGATCGAAGGCCGGATTGAGTATGGGTCCTACGAAAAGGATGGTGTGAAGCACTACACCACCGACATTGTCGCCGAAAATATGACGATGTTGGGAAGCCCTCCTGGCCAAGGTAATCGTGGTCAAGAGCCGGAGTCGCCCTTTGGCCCACCGGAAGGCGGCATGCCTGAGGATGATATTCCTTTTTAG